In Methanomicrobiales archaeon, the DNA window GGCCTTGAGGGCGGGTCATGCCCGGGATGGCGGTTCAGTCCGCACCCGTCCCCGCCCCCATCGCACCGGGAGGGGCGTGCGCTCCCCTCACCCCCCATGCCTGCGCCATCCCCCGTTCGCGATACAGTTCGAAACCCGCAGTCATGAGCATGAATGCGGCCTCCGGATAGTAACCCTTCGGATTCGTGGTGGGGGAGGGGGAGCACAGGGGGAGAACCACCCGGTGCCCGGATCATCCGGCGGAAGATGGCATCCGGTCCGCGGGCATGGCGGCGGCAACCAAATTTTCCGGGGGACTCTCATCAGGACAGACCCGGCATCCGGGTTCGATGGGGACGGCGCTGCACGGGGGTGAAACCGCCCTGCTGGATCCCGGGAGCGATGCGGGACATCTCCCGGTGCGGCGGCGGGAATCGGGGCGACGGAGGATGGGGGGGACCGTGGCGGGTCACTTCTTCTGACTCATCCGGAGGAACGCCAGCGTCTGCCCCAGACAGTCCACGAGGTCCCGCTGCCCCTCGAGATAGTCGTTCATGGCACGGTAGAGCATGAACATGATCTCGACACCGTAGATGGCGAGCACGTCTGCCGGTGCGATGGGATTCAGGTAGGAGTCGATGCGAAACCCGTCGGAACTGTACATCACTTCGTAGAGATGGCCGTCCTCTCCGAGAACGCAGAACTGGTCCTGGATCTTCCTGGTGGCATCGTCCGGACGGTAGGTGTCCGGCTCGACCTTGCCGAGGACGATCATCTTCTGCCTGTGGTACTGCGCGTCGTAGATCTCCCCCTTTTGATCCACTTTTCCCCTGTCCAGCATGTTGATGCCGATCCGCCGCACCACGGGAACGGCCAGCGTTGCCATTCTCTCGAGCAGGAGAGAATCCTTCCCCTGGAGCTCCCGCGAATACTCCTCCTTCCTCCCCTCGAGATCTTCGATCTTCTGCTGGATGAGCGCAAACCCCCTCTCGATCTGCTCGTTGACGTCCTCCTCTGGCATATCGTAGAGGATATATCCCCGCGGGGATATATCCCTATGCTTCAGGCCGCAGCCACGCGGGGACAGCCCGGGGGCATCCGCACGGCGCATGCCCCTGCACCACCGCGAAAACCCCCTACATCCGGAAGCGATCCCCGGCGGGCGTCGTGCAGCTGAAAACGCCTTCTGTCCGTCGTGGTGCGGCCCGTTTCTCGCAACTCCAAAAGTTTTTACTATTCGTACGGGAAATGACTGATCCAGTTCTTCTCTCGTGCGGGAGAGACGGTGATTTTTACCGGGATACGAGTGAGCTTGAATGAAACGGGTTGGGTTGCTCGGATGCGGCAACGTCGGGCAGATCATCGCCCAGCACCAGGATGGCTTCGAGATTGCTGCGCTCTATGACAAGGTGGAGGAGAGAGCGCGCGATCTCGCTGCCCGGTACGGGGGCACAGCCTTCCGGGACTTCGAGTCGTTTGTATCGGGGGAGTTCGACATCGTTGTAGAGGCCGCGTCCGTCGGGGCCGTGCGGTGCTACGGCGAGAGGGTGCTGGAGCACGGCAAGGATATCGTCATCCTCTCCGTCGGCGCCCTTGCGGATGCGGAGTATGCAGAGCGCCTGGCGGAGACCGCCCGCAGGTGCGGGCGGAGGGTCCGCATCCCGAGCGGCGCGATCGTCGGCCTCGACAACCTCAAGATCGGGCAGATCTCGAACCTGCGGCGGCTCCTTCTCCGCACGACCAAGAGCCCGCAGTCGCTCCGGATCGATGCCGGCGAACGGATGCTGATCTTCAAAGGCACCGCCAACGACTGCATCCGCCAGTTTCCAAGAAACATCAACGTGGCCGTGGCGCTGGGTCTTGCCGCCGGGCGGCAGGCGGAAGTCGAGATATGGGTGGATCCCGCGGTGGAGCGCAACATCCACGAGATCTTCGCCGAGGGCGAATTCGGCGACATCTACATCCGGGTGAACAACGTGCCGAGCCCCGAGAATCCCGCCACCAGCTATATGGCCGCCCTCTCCATCCTCACGCTCCTGAAGAATCTGGATGAGCCCCTCGTCGTGGGAACCTGAGCGCGGGACCGGGATCTGACCATGGATACGGAGATACAGGATCTGAAGAAGGCCAAAAGAGCCGTCGTGCTCGCCCACAACTATCAGCTCCCCGAGATCCAGGAGAACGCCGATGTGGTGGGCGACAGTCTGGAGCTCGCGATCCGTGCACGGGAGGCGACCGCAGACATCCTGGTCGTCTGCGGGGTCGATTTCATGGCGGAGACCGCCAAGATTCTCAATCCCGACAGGAAGGTGCTCATTCCGGTGCGGGAGGCAACCTGCCCCCTCGCCCACATGCTCACGGCGGAGATGCTCCGGGAGGCGAGAGCTGCGTTTCCGGAAGCCGCGGTCGTCGTCTACGTGAACAGCACCGCCGAGGCGAAGGCGCTCGCGGACGTGACCTGCACCTCCGCCAATGCGGTGGCGGTCGTGCGGTCGCTGGAAGCGCGGGACGTGATCTTTGCGCCGGATGCGAACCTCGCCGCCTACGTGCAGAAACAGGTTCCGGAGAAGCGGATCATCCCCATCCCCCCCGGAGGGCACTGCTATGTCCACACGCAGTTCACGGTGGAGGATGTCGGGGAGGCGCGGGCTGCAGGGCGGACGATCGTCTGCCACCCGGAGTGCGATCCCGCGGTCCAGGCACTCTCCGACTACGTCGCGTCGACGGGAGGCATGACCCGCCTCGCCCGCATGCACGAGGTGTGGTCCGTCTTCACCGAGCGGGAGATGACGTACCGGCTGCGGACGCTCTTCCCCGACAGGACCTTCGTCGCCAAGGAGGGGGCGATCTGCTACGACATGAAGAAGACCACGCTCGAGGATCTGCGCCGCTCGCTCCGCGATGAGGTCTTCGAGGTCACGCTCCCCCGCGAGGTCATGGACCGCGCTCGCGGGGCGATCGAGCGCATGGTGTCCGTAAGCCGATGACCATGATCCCCATCGACGACCTCCTGCGCTTCATCGCCGAGGATGCACCGGCCGGCGACGTCACCTCCGAGGTTCTCGTCCGCGGGAGGCCGATCAGGGCAGCGATCCTCGCGCGGCAGAAGGGGATCGTCGCGGGCACGGAGGAGTCTGCAGCGCTCTTCTCCCACTTCGGCGTCGAGGTGCAGCGGACCTGCCCGGACGGGAGCGAAGTCTCCGCGGACCAGCCGCTGCTGGAATTGTCGGGGGACGCGGCAGCCATCTTTCTCGTGGAGAGGACCGCGCTGAACCTGATCGGGAGGATGAGCGGCATCGCCACGGAGACGCACCGCTTCGTCGAGCGGGCGCGGGCGCTCAACCCGCGGGTGCGGGTGGCGGCCACCCGGAAGACGTGCCCGGGGCTGCGGATCCTCGACAAGAAGGCGGTCGTTCTGGGCGGCGGAGAGCCCCACCGCATCTCCCTCTCGGACGCGATCCTGATCAAGGACACCCATCTGGCGATCCTGCCCCTCGAGGAGGCGGTGCGGAGAGCGAAGAGAGCATCCCTCTACAGGAAAGTCGAGGTGGAGGTGAATCAGCCCGAAGAGGCAGTC includes these proteins:
- the nadX gene encoding aspartate dehydrogenase, which produces MKRVGLLGCGNVGQIIAQHQDGFEIAALYDKVEERARDLAARYGGTAFRDFESFVSGEFDIVVEAASVGAVRCYGERVLEHGKDIVILSVGALADAEYAERLAETARRCGRRVRIPSGAIVGLDNLKIGQISNLRRLLLRTTKSPQSLRIDAGERMLIFKGTANDCIRQFPRNINVAVALGLAAGRQAEVEIWVDPAVERNIHEIFAEGEFGDIYIRVNNVPSPENPATSYMAALSILTLLKNLDEPLVVGT
- the nadA gene encoding quinolinate synthase NadA, which codes for MDTEIQDLKKAKRAVVLAHNYQLPEIQENADVVGDSLELAIRAREATADILVVCGVDFMAETAKILNPDRKVLIPVREATCPLAHMLTAEMLREARAAFPEAAVVVYVNSTAEAKALADVTCTSANAVAVVRSLEARDVIFAPDANLAAYVQKQVPEKRIIPIPPGGHCYVHTQFTVEDVGEARAAGRTIVCHPECDPAVQALSDYVASTGGMTRLARMHEVWSVFTEREMTYRLRTLFPDRTFVAKEGAICYDMKKTTLEDLRRSLRDEVFEVTLPREVMDRARGAIERMVSVSR
- the nadC gene encoding carboxylating nicotinate-nucleotide diphosphorylase, coding for MIPIDDLLRFIAEDAPAGDVTSEVLVRGRPIRAAILARQKGIVAGTEESAALFSHFGVEVQRTCPDGSEVSADQPLLELSGDAAAIFLVERTALNLIGRMSGIATETHRFVERARALNPRVRVAATRKTCPGLRILDKKAVVLGGGEPHRISLSDAILIKDTHLAILPLEEAVRRAKRASLYRKVEVEVNQPEEAVSAALAGADIVMLDNMPPEAVERTIADLGQRDLRRRIVLEVSGGIDASNFDRFARLDVDVISMGALTHSVRNFDVCLEVLKGAKSFRL